The genomic region gcatcACAGGGCGTTCTCATTGGGAAACAATACATTTTCTCCAACAAATACAGTAAAATAATGCTCcacaaagatttttttttcattgtaatttattttatattttttatctttcatcATAGTTTTTTAGCCTCCCTTTGGcacagaaatgaaaaaaaaaattgtaattaaatttacataacATTCTGGGAAAGAATATTATACCTTCACGTTAAGTAAAACACTGTATATAAACCCAGCACACCGAAACATTCAAACGATCCCGGTCCGGTTTGACTTATACTTGTTCGCATTACGATAAGATAACGCGTTATGCAATGTGCAATTGCTTCTTTGTTGGACGCCCGATAATGGAGTGAATTCTACTCACGTGGCTCTCCCCGAGTGCAGTGTTGTGATTCGTCATGCTCCAAAACGGAGAAACGCCACCGAAAGCCGATGCAGATGCAAATTACGCCGTTTCCATCACGCCCTGATGCAGGAAGCGCGTTAGTACGGTTCGCATGACGCGTTTGTACACGGGACTGCTCGCGGCGGGATTCTGTGCCGCACCGGACAGCAGCTGCTCGTAGTCCACCGTCGACCGATCGACGAACCGAAATGGATAAAGCGCTACGTAGTGGAACAATTCAAGAGCACCCTTCTGAAGCAGCTCCATCTGAAGCTCGAGCAACGTGGTGATATGTCCCAGGTAGCCGAGACGGCGCAGCAAGCTGGCAAACTCTTCGTGGTACACGTAGATCAGCTCGTCCCGGTACCGCTCCTTTAGCGCCTGGTCGACGATCGTGTCGAGCAGGTAGAACAGATCCACGGCCGGTGTGGTCCAGCTGCAGATCTGGTAGTCGATCAGCATGGTGTCGCAAATTTGTTGACTCCCAGCGGTGGTGATCTGGTGGAGCAGATTTTTCGAGTGAAAATCACCATGCACGAGTACATTCATGCAGCTGGTCGAGGGTGCGTAGCTTTGGATCAGCCCATCCAGAAGTGTTCCTTGCAGCTTCTCGACGGGAGCAACCAGTTGCTCGAACCCGTCCGTCGATCGCATGAAAGCCAGCAAATCGACGAAACTTTTCCTGAGCATTCCATCGAGGGCACGCAATTTTTCCATCACGCTACACTGGTACTCGATGGAAAATGATGGATTCTAGGGAATGTCGTACATGATGTTTGAGTGAgaaagttttaaataaattatttcaaatcaaaactCACATCTTGCTGAAGCACAACGGATGCCGCGTGAAACTTTGCGATGGTCTTGATTGCCGGTATCACTTCTTCTAGCGATGTTATGTACTGTCCAGTTTGCCAGCCTTTTCCACTGACGTCTTCCAGTATGAGAATGGTATGAGGCACCTCTGAGGCGTAAATGAGTCTACAAAAAAGAATGGCGAGCAATGGATTTGAAATGGTCAAGCTATCGCCACTCTCTGAACTCACCTCGGATGGTTTATCGTTTCACCAATTTCCTTCAATCGCCGACCCATTTCCGGCAACACCTGGCTATACACACGCATCTCCCTCACGAACAGGTCGCCGTCGTTGAGGACATCCTTTTTGAGCCCTTCTCGGAATGGTTTGATTTTCATAATCACATCGAGGGCCGCCTCTTTACCTTTACCCGAACGGTAGTGGATCGTGGTCCGGTACATGACACTCGCAAAGTGTTCTCCAGAAGCAGTCCCCGGACGCAGCTTACAGCCGTGGCACAGCTGTGTTGCTTCATCGTGCGTAAACTTCCGTATGACCGTGCGGAAAAAGTTATCATCCAACCAGGCTGGAGCGAACGCTTCATCCACGCTGTGTGCCATTGTCGAATCCGGCTCTGATCGTCGGTGTGCACCTTCCGAATACTAGCACCTGCTTTGTGGACCCGTTTGCCTATGCCGTATAGTTTCGGAGTGTATTTATAAGTTAACCATCAGCCACACGGTCAGCATCGCAAATGCTGTGTTATTGAGGCACTATCACGATCGAGTCGATGATAAGATTCCCACCCGGGTTGTCTAGGTCGATACGGCCGATGCTACTAGAAACGGTTTCCATTGAAAACACAATAAGAAACGAACGGTTAGATAATTGAAGCAGATATATAGCACCGCACAGTGCGTGAACGGTTCGTTGAAGGCTACCTGTTCTCATTCTGTTATTTCTCCTAATAATACTCATACAAAATTACTATCAGAAAACTGTTAATTTTGAGCGAAAACATAAATTagttatattttaatatttatcacTAATTGAGctacaaaaatacaaaaagaaGAAGTCAGAGTGACCCTTCGCGGACCCGGTTGATCAATCTCCTACGTAAAATGACGCAGTacacgttttatttttaaacaggcagaaacaaataaatggcACAGGAGGCTGTGGTTCAATAGCACGCACATTGGGAATGATTGAAAACTCTGTTCAAGGAAATAAACGTAGATTTGAAACGTATACTAAAGCAAACGGAAGATTGTGTGGAATAGAGATTTAAACTTAGCTTATCGTGTCGGATGCTAGTAGACAAAGTAAAGAATTTACTCAAAACGGCActtaaaatcattcaaaagCATATTTTCTAagattaattttcaaatacaaTTTTTGAATGATTTCCTAAGTGTTAGATGAGTTtgataaaaagaaattgaatttttatcgCAACTTTCGGGGATACCAGACGATAAAAAGGCAACAACACAAATCATAATGAATCATGGCACCGTACACACAAACATCGCGCAACCGGCGTTTGCCAAAAATGGGCAACGATCGAGCCTTCTATGTACTCAGCTGTACGTTGAGTCAGGCTGACTGAACCTGACCGATTTCACACACCTTCATGTTCGCTAATCGTCATTTCCTGGAGGCGTGAAAAAACATTCGGTTGACTGTAGCCCGTTTCCGAAATGATAAGACTTTATACCATCACCGTTGTTGGATATGTTCTATGTGTCGCTCGGGGGCCGATAACTCCGTCAATCTCTTGCCCAACCCTGAGCCGCTGTTCACGTGCAATCGATTTTGTAAACtcgcaccaccatcatcaaccCGTACGGACGCGAATGTACACAAAACCATCCCGCGTATAAAAGGTATCCACTTTTTGGGAGTCACCTTCAGTAACTGGTTTGCGTTGCGTTCCGTCAACACGTGCATTACGCAGCACATTTTTCGGGTATATTTTTTGTGCGAGATTTGTGAAACATTAAACTTCATTAGTCATGGCTGAGGCTGAGGGCACCGGACCGAAACCAACGCCGCCACCGGAGTGGCTGACCGCTGCGTACCTTGAAACGATCCTGCGAAAGTCCGAGGGCGACAAAGATCTGACCGTGCACAGCGTCGACATTACGCAGGTGGGAAAACCGGGCGAATATCTGGCCAGCCAACCGTTCCGCGCCACGGTTGAGTATCGGAGTGCGAAGGTGGCCGGCGGCGGCAACGCTACCAAGAAGCTGGTCGTTAAAACGCTCCCCGAGGGGGGCGTCGTCGCTGGGCCAGTAAACGGGGAGCTGTTTAAGAAGGAGGTGACAATGTACAACGAATTTTTGCCAAAGATGAAACGTGTCCTCGAAGACAACGGCAAGCCGGTGATGCTGCCGACCTGTCTGCAGTCGGCCGAGTCGCCCCGGTCTGTAATCGTCCTGGAGGATCTCGCACCGGCCGGCTGGAAGGGGCACGATTTGATCGAAAGTTTCGAGGAagcgaaaccggtcacgatcGAAATTGCACGCTTCCATGCGGCTTCGTTTTTCCTGAGCAAGAATGTAAGTGGGTCGTTGTCAAGTATGCACCGAGCTTGACTAACTATCTTTCGATTGTTCCACAGAAAACCGACTTCGAAGGTTTCCAAACGGACTTGTTCAAGAAAAAGGATCCGGTGCTCGAATGGATGTTTGGCAAAAATCTAAAAGCATTCGTCGACGCCCTGCGCACATGGGAAGGTTGCGAGAAGTTTGTCGCTCCGTTCGAGCGCGCTACCAGCGACTATTCCGATCGGTTGCATAACATCTACAGCTACCAAACGCCCGGCCGGTTGTACAATGTCCTCAACCACGGTGACTTCCATGCGAAAAATCTACTCCACCAGTTCAACGATGAAAATGGCATCGTTGCGACCCGGTTCCTCGACTTCCAGGCGTGCTGCTGGTCAACGCCGGCCATCGATCTGTACTACCTGCTGAACAACATCGTTCACTACAAGGTGAAAGCCGCCCACAAGGATGAGCTGATTTCGTTCTATCACGAGGAGTTCTGCGCCACGCTGAAGGCACTCGGGTACCTCGGGTACGTACCGACGATGCTGGACCTGCAGATGGAGCTGCTCCGCAACGGATTCCTAGGTAAGTTGTGGCGACGAAAGGTACCTTAACAGTTCTGAGACcatctttttcgtttgttgcttGTAGATATCCTACACTACACCTGTTTCCTGCAGTTCCGATTTATTGACTTCACTAAGATCCCTCCGGAAAAGCTGGCCACCGGGGATGTCGGTTTCGTGGGGCTCGAAAATGAAGAGTATCAGTCGCTTATGAAAGGACTCATTCCTGGATACGTATATAAAGGTCTTTTAGAGTAGAATATTTAAATGCGACCGTCATGTTAAACAAAGTCATGACATTGCAACATTAAACTGAAGATATTTATTGTATtaagaataaaaatgtatgcaaTGTACATCAACATCCAGAGAGTTTCCAGAATATCTACTTGCAAACTGTGCTTTTCGACATATCGTGTTTAGAGATTACAGAGAATCATCCGATTTCAGACACCTGACCGAATTCTTTGTGCATTTAATTTCACGTGATCGACTTACCTAAGAGGTACGATCTGTAATCTTTGTTTCAATGGTATCACCAACGAATTTATGATGATGATACGTCATACGATAAGTATGTAGCTGCATATCAAGTGCACGTTTTTCAGACCATTGTGTTTTGatagcgatttttttttttttataaaactgcTAGGTCATGTCAAAAATAGTTTCGTACTACTCCATGCCTCATAGCACGTGATCGGCTCAATAGTCCATAGTGTACGGGTCACTGTGTTTCCAATTATATCATAAGTACTtgaaagagagaaagtgaCGAACACTTCGAAGGGAGCGTTATAAAGGTTATCAGTAGAATGAATTTATTGAGCTACAATTGTAGCTACGTATAGCTGCTACAGACGTACTGCACCTTGTTGTTTCTTCGATAAGATACCCATTTCTGACGTCTCAGATAAATTGGAAAGCGTTTTAAACTGTTCACCCAATATTGTACCGATCGGTGAACTGTACAGCTCGGCggtaaaacattcatttttttttcgggatgCCTGCAACCAACAAGGATCCAACCAGCTGGTTGACCCATCAGCTGTTCCAGAAGGCACTCGTGCAGCACACCGCCGACCGTGCCCTGGTGGTGGAAGATGTCCATCTTGCGTTGCACGGAAATGCAGCCCAGCAGTACGCCAGCATCATCTACCGGGCTACGGTGAGCTATCGCAGTCGGGGAAAAACCGAATCAATCAAGCTGATCGTGAAGCTGATGGCTTCGAAGGTGAACAGCATAGCCGACGAATTGTCGTACGATACGGAGCTGGCTGTGTACCGGGATTGCGTGGCCAAAATGGAAGCAACACCGAGCGACACAGATGCCAAAAAGTTCAGCCCAAAGTAAGTCCCATACACTATGGCAATCGACTCACTCGGCGTATCTAATCATTTGCCGGTTCCTTCGTAGATTAATTTACGCCGCTAGCGAACCCCAGCCGTACATTATACTGGAGGATCTAACGAGCCGCCATTATGGGCATAAAAACAACCTGCTGGGTACGGAGGATGCGAAGTTGGTTCTCATCAAGCTCGCACAGTTTCATGCGACGTCGTACAGCTTCGTCAACAACCGGCCGGCAATTAACAATGGGTTGTTCAAACAGAAACCCTCGGAAGGGGTGAAGTTTATGTTGGAAAACTTCTCCATTTTTACCGAGGAACTGGAAAAATGGGACGGCTACGGCAAGTACGCGGAACGTCTTCGTAATATTCAACCCACCTTCATTGAACGAGGCGTTGGAATTTACGACGGAGCTAAGAACGGGTGCGCCATCAGCGTAATTAACCATGGAGACTTCCACTACAACAATATGCTGTTCAAGCTCGACAATGATCATCGCGTAGCGGACGTCATTTTTGTACGTCACGAAATTAACGCTAATATCGGTGTGGTTCACGACTGATGGGGAATGGTGCTTTCGATTATTTTCAGTACGACTATCAACTAAGCTGCTGGACAACGCCGGCCGTGGATTTGCTTTACTTTTTGTACCTCGTGTGCGATCGTGAGACGCGCGAGACGAAACGGGCTGAGCTGGTGCAGCTCTACCATCAGTCGTTTACCGACACGCTGTCCAGGGTGGGTTTCATGGG from Anopheles coustani chromosome 3, idAnoCousDA_361_x.2, whole genome shotgun sequence harbors:
- the LOC131260028 gene encoding uncharacterized protein LOC131260028, whose amino-acid sequence is MAHSVDEAFAPAWLDDNFFRTVIRKFTHDEATQLCHGCKLRPGTASGEHFASVMYRTTIHYRSGKGKEAALDVIMKIKPFREGLKKDVLNDGDLFVREMRVYSQVLPEMGRRLKEIGETINHPRLIYASEVPHTILILEDVSGKGWQTGQYITSLEEVIPAIKTIAKFHAASVVLQQDNPSFSIEYQCSVMEKLRALDGMLRKSFVDLLAFMRSTDGFEQLVAPVEKLQGTLLDGLIQSYAPSTSCMNVLVHGDFHSKNLLHQITTAGSQQICDTMLIDYQICSWTTPAVDLFYLLDTIVDQALKERYRDELIYVYHEEFASLLRRLGYLGHITTLLELQMELLQKGALELFHYVALYPFRFVDRSTVDYEQLLSGAAQNPAASSPVYKRVMRTVLTRFLHQGVMETA
- the LOC131261746 gene encoding uncharacterized protein LOC131261746 — encoded protein: MAEAEGTGPKPTPPPEWLTAAYLETILRKSEGDKDLTVHSVDITQVGKPGEYLASQPFRATVEYRSAKVAGGGNATKKLVVKTLPEGGVVAGPVNGELFKKEVTMYNEFLPKMKRVLEDNGKPVMLPTCLQSAESPRSVIVLEDLAPAGWKGHDLIESFEEAKPVTIEIARFHAASFFLSKNKTDFEGFQTDLFKKKDPVLEWMFGKNLKAFVDALRTWEGCEKFVAPFERATSDYSDRLHNIYSYQTPGRLYNVLNHGDFHAKNLLHQFNDENGIVATR
- the LOC131261778 gene encoding uncharacterized protein LOC131261778, with the translated sequence MPATNKDPTSWLTHQLFQKALVQHTADRALVVEDVHLALHGNAAQQYASIIYRATVSYRSRGKTESIKLIVKLMASKVNSIADELSYDTELAVYRDCVAKMEATPSDTDAKKFSPKLIYAASEPQPYIILEDLTSRHYGHKNNLLGTEDAKLVLIKLAQFHATSYSFVNNRPAINNGLFKQKPSEGVKFMLENFSIFTEELEKWDGYGKYAERLRNIQPTFIERGVGIYDGAKNGCAISVINHGDFHYNNMLFKLDNDHRVADVIFYDYQLSCWTTPAVDLLYFLYLVCDRETRETKRAELVQLYHQSFTDTLSRVGFMGTAPTLLDINCDLLRAGFLELAIAVCFIPFLFADYNQAINVYSNEEDAKAYRRKLYNQEQFKDIIKPLLSRFLHQGFLD